TGTAACGAATTAAAGACGAAATGAAACCCTTTTTGTTTCTGATTTTCATATACTAGCTATATAGAACGACAAAGAAATATGATCCATACTTAGAAATTGGTTTTAAGTTCCAGTCATAAGGGTAATCATTATATAGATGTCTGTTCTCCAATTTATACATAAGGGAGAGATGAAATTATGAAAAAAAGAGTCTGGAAATTAACGTCCGTAATGCTGTTGGTATTTATGATGATGACGACGGTTGGGGTGGCTTCGAGTAATGAAGATTACAAACCAGTTGAGAAAGTTTCAAACCAAGAGGCCGTATTCATTAATTCTATAGAAGTGAAAGATGGAAATGTATATCTGAATGTAGATCCGATTCAATGGTATGAAGGAGAAGAAGCGAATGAGATCTTCCGTGAACGCGAACAGGATCCTGAAATGACAGAAGCTCCGAATGGTTATTATATTGTAAATGATACGGAAGAGCAGGTGACTCTGCGAGTTGCTGATGATGCCGAGGTCCTGCTGCAGTTATATGACCACACAGGGCAAGTGGAAGATGCTGAAATTTTTTGGAATGAAGCAGTTAGCTTGAATAAATTCCTGTCAGCTTATGATAAGAACGATATTATTGATATGAGCTGGTTCCCATACCACGTTACCGTTGAGGACGGTGTCGTAGTTAAAATTATTCAGCAATACACACCTTAATATGTAACATATAACGGCCTGCATTTATGCAGGCCGTTTTTTGTGTCCTCACATGCTATTCGAGCCGAGAATCATACGGCTTATTTCAGGATTCTCTTACTCTTCAAATGTGTTCTGCGAAATGCTTCGATGTCTGAAGTGATCTTCCTTCGGATTCATATTCCGACCGTTAACGAAGTCAGTAACAAATTGTTTAACTTTAGCTTTGCGCTCATCGTATTGGTCCTTCGTAAGCTTTCCTTCTGCCAAATGGCGATCTAGCCGGCCCGTGACAGCTTTAACCTGCTGATCGATGACCGACTGCACACTGACTCCATTTTCCTCTGCCAGCTTGGCAAGCGTTTTGCCGGATTGAAGAGATTCTTTAAGTTGGTTTGGCGTCATGTTCAGAAGTTTGGCCAATTCCTCTACATTCATCAAGCGCTTGTGGTGCCGTTTTCCACCGTGATGCCACCCGCCTTTGGCATCCATAAACTTTTCAGCCGCAGCAGAGAAATCTAAGGTGGTTCCCAAAGGTGTAGGGCGAGAAGCCGCGTGTGCTTTCATAAGCTCAATTACCTTGGTTTTGAGTTCAGCACGGGTGATACCTTGCGCTTGTGCAATATCAGAGAGTGACTCGCTCTGTAACTTTTCATGCATAATTTTTGGTTCAAGCTTAAGGAAAGTTGCAAGCTCTTTTAGCATTCCTCTCTCGTGCTTGAAAGATTGGTTGCTTGCTGTACCAGATTCAGCGTTAGCCGAATCAGCACTTGATATTCCTTGGAGGCTCATGGCGAATACCAGGGTTAAGGTGAGACTAAGAAGCCTCTTGATCCATAGGTTCTGTGTTCTCAAATTCATATACCGCCCTTCTTCGTTGTATGGTGTTTGTAATGTGGTTCTACCCCTCATTGTTTCCGGGTATGCTGAAATCATCCTTAATTTTTCCTTAAAATAGAATGAAATTATAGAGAAAGCGCCCTCATTTTTTGAAGGTATCGACTCTTCTATGCTAATATGGTATCATGTAGCTCTGATAACGTATTAAAGCGAGAAAGAGAGAGGCTGTGATCCAAATGAGATCTGGTCAAGTGTATAGGGGGCATTTGTAATGAGAAAGCTATCATTGTTATTCATGAGTCTAGTATTGTTATTATCCGTCGTAGGATGTGCAAGCTCCGCGAGCGGAGATAAAGAACTGATTGTCGGCATCGACGACAAATTCGCGCCGATGGGGTTCCGGGATGAGAAGAATGAAATTGTCGGGTTTGATATCGATTATGCCCGTGCTGCTGTTGAGAAGATGGGGTACAAGATTAAATTCCAGCCGATAGACTGGAAGACAAAAGAATCGGAGTTAAGCAGCGGTCGGATTGATTTGATCTGGAACGGTTACACAATTACCGATGAACGTAAAGAAAAAGTATTGTTCACGAAACCATACTTAAAGAATAGCCAAGTTGTAGCAGTTATGGCGGATTCGGATATTAAAGGAATCAATGATTTGGCAGGTAAAAATGTAGGACTTCAGGCGCTTTCCTCAGCTGCTGATGCGTTGGCTTCCAATGAGATCAAATCTCAGATCAGTAATATTTCGGAGTTCTCAGATAACGTACTGGCGCTAAGTGATTTGAAGAATGGCCGTCTGGATGCCGTTGTTATCGATGAGGTTGTATTGAAGTATTATATGGCGAAAGAAGAAGGAACCTATACATTGCTCGAAGAGTCACTTGCTCCTGAGGAATATGGTATCGGAGTCAAGAAGGGAAGAGAAGACCTTTTGAACGAGCTTCAGAAAGCTTTAGATGAAATTAATGCTGATGGGACTGCAGCTAAAATTTCCGAAAAATGGTTTGGTGAGGATAAAGTATTGAAGTAGGCGTCACCGCTAAGTGCGGTCTGTCTTCTTTGAGGTACGCCGATAAATGGGAGCATCGAAATAATGGACATAAACTATCTTATTGACATAACGATCCCTATGTTGGAGGGAGCAAGGGCTACAATTTTATTGTTTATCATCGCGATTATTGTGTCTATCCCTTTAGGATTTGGACTGACAT
Above is a window of Paenibacillus uliginis N3/975 DNA encoding:
- a CDS encoding amino acid ABC transporter substrate-binding protein, which produces MRKLSLLFMSLVLLLSVVGCASSASGDKELIVGIDDKFAPMGFRDEKNEIVGFDIDYARAAVEKMGYKIKFQPIDWKTKESELSSGRIDLIWNGYTITDERKEKVLFTKPYLKNSQVVAVMADSDIKGINDLAGKNVGLQALSSAADALASNEIKSQISNISEFSDNVLALSDLKNGRLDAVVIDEVVLKYYMAKEEGTYTLLEESLAPEEYGIGVKKGREDLLNELQKALDEINADGTAAKISEKWFGEDKVLK